A stretch of DNA from Lysinibacillus sp. B2A1:
TAAATGAATTGAATAGCAAAGGCTGAACATATTGCACCAACAAATAAAATAATAAAGCCGCCCCGAGCCTGACTAACTGTCGCACCATCCTGATCTTTAGAGAAAAATAACATTCCTAACTCGTGAATAGTTTCCCCCACTAATTTTAAAGCTGAAAATACCATAAAGAAAATCATTGCAAAAACAATTAATAAAAACACACGGAGCTCAAAATCTGATAAAAATTCCCGCATACCAGAATACACGCCAATGGATTGGAAAATTTGTAAAGATTCCCCTACGGCATACATTCCAAATGTTAAACTAAACAATAAAATTGTAATTAATGGCAGATAACCATAAATATAAGGGTTCCTCATAAAAAATTTTTTTCCTCTATTTTTATTGATAACTTCCTATTTATAATATAGCCAAAATTATTCCATTATCGCAAGCCAAAACCTATACGTACATATGCATTCCTACAAAAAGTGCGCTATAATGGACACACTTACCTACATAAAGGAGGATTTTTTTGTTACAAGTACTTTATATTTTCATACCAATGCTTGCTGCGATATTAGTGCCCTTTTTATATAAAAGCATTAAAAATATCCACACAGGCTGGTTTGTTCTTGCAGTTCCTGCTACACTCGCGATCATATACACATCTTATATCGCAAAAGTAGCAGACGGTGAAGTATTTCATGCAGAGCTTCCTTGGATTCCATCACTTGATATTTCCGTCGCTTCTTATTTAGATGGACTTAGCTTGCTATTTTCATTACTAATTACTGGAATCGGCTCATTGGTCGTGCTTTACTCCATTTTTTACTTAGATAAACATAAAGAAAAATTACATAATTTTTATGTTTACTTATTATTATTTATGACCGCTATGCTAGGTGTAGTACAATCTGATCATTTAATTACTTTGTACTTTTTCTGGGAATTAACGTCTATTTCATCATTTTTATTGATTGGCTACTGGTATACTCGCGATGCATCTCGTCTTGGTGCACTTAAGTCAATGATGATTACAGTCGGTGGCGGCTTAATGATGCTGGGAGGATTCATTCTTCTTTACCTAATGGGCGGAACATATTCAATTCGTGAACTGATTGTCCTTGCACCAGATTTAATGCATCACCCATTATTCACTTGGTCACTCGTTTTATTACTTTTAGGAGCATTTACGAAATCCGCACAATTCCCATTCTACATTTGGCTACCAGATGCAATGGAAGCGCCAACACCGGTTAGTGCCTACCTCCACTCCGCTACAATGGTAAAAGCAGGTATTTATTTAGTCGCACGCTTTACACCGATTTTTGCTGTTTCTGAGCTTTGGGTGTGGCTTGTTACAGGTATAGGTATCTTAACTTTATTCTGGGGTTCTTTCTTTGCAGTCAAGCAAACTGATTTAAAAGGAATTCTTGCTTTCTCAACAGTGAGTCAGCTTGGGCTTATTATGTCATTGCTCGGTGCAAGTGCGGTAGCTTATCACACAAATGGTGCAATAGATAGCATCAAATATGCAGCCTTCGCAGCTATCTTCCATCTTATAAACCATGCAACCTTTAAAGGAAGCTTATTCATGATTGCAGGTATTATTGATCATGAAACGGGTACACGTGATATTCGCAAACTAGGCGGATTAATGAGTATTATGCCAATTAGCTTTACAGTCGCGGCAATTGGTAGTTTATCAATGGCAGGTCTACCTCCATTTAATGGTTTCTTAAGTAAGGAAATGTTTTTAACTGCTATGCTGGCACTTCAAAATTTCGAATTTTTCGGCTTTGATACATGGGGGGTACTTTTCCCTATTATTGCTTGGATTGCTAGTATATTTACGTTTATCTATAGCTTTTATTTTGTCTTTCGAACATTTACTGGCAAATTCACACCAGAGAAATTGCCTCAGAAACCACATGAGGCTCCCATCGGTATGTTAATTTCACCAATGATTTTAGCAACATTAGTCATAGCAATATTCTTTATTCCGAATTTTGTCGGGGATAATTTTGTCAAGCCAGCTGTCCAAGCTATTCAGCCATTCCTATATGACTCACCACAGGATATTGACATTCATGTAGCTGCTTGGCATGGTCGTATAACACCCGAATTACTTATGACAATTGGTATCGTCATTGTTGGTGTTTTATTGTTTGTAGCATTACCGAAATGGCAAGGTATGTACACACGATTCCCACACGCATTCACGTTAAACAATGCCTACGACAAGATGATGCTTGGTCTTGATGCGGGCTTAAATCGCGTGTCACGACTTTATATGACAGGTTCTATGCGGCACTATTTACTTTATATGTTTAGCAGCATTGCAGCGATTGTCATAGGCTCCTTATTTGTAAAGAATGCCTTTACATTCTCTTTCCAAAATACGGCACCTATTCGCTCGTATGAGATTATCTTAGTGGTGGTTTTAGTCATTGGGACAGCCATTACAATTTTAGCAAAATCACGTCTAACAGCCATTATTGGGCTTGGATCTGTTGGTTATACAGTGGCATTATTCTTTGTTATTTTTAATGCTCCTGATTTAGCATTAACACAGCTTGTTATTGAAACGATTTCTGTCGCATTATTTTTATTAGCATTTTACCATCTCCCTAAGCTTGGGAAACGCGAAGAACGCATGAGATTCCGATTAAACCGCGCGATAGTTTCCATCGCAGTTGGTGTAATGGTCACACTTGTAGCATTATCTGCACAATCACAAAAATTGATTCCAACTATTTCTAAGTACTATGAGGAAACAGTTTATTCAAAAGCCGGCGGTGGTAACATAGTTAATGTGATTTTAGTAGACTATCGAGGCTTCGATACATTATTTGAAATTACTGTACTAGGTATTGCTGGCATGGCCATCTTAGCAATGATTAAGTTACGTATGAATAGAAAGGAGAAACCGCATGAAAACAAATGATGTCATTATACAATTTACAGCAAAAATTGTATTCTTCATTATTTTCTTCTTTTCCATTCATATTTTTCTGGCTGGTCATTATACACCAGGAGGAGGTTTCGTTGGTGGACTTCTAACATCTAGTGCCGTCGTACTCCTAGTCCTTGCCTTTGATTTAAATACAGTTCGCCATGTTTTACCCATTAATTATACGTATTTAACAGCAATTGGCTTGTTATTAGCCCTTGCAACTGCTGCTTTCCCAATGTTTGTTGGCAAGCCATTTTTCACACATTTTTTTGATTATTTCAATTTACCGCTTCTTGGCAAACAGTCACTCCACACGGCTATGCTTTTTGATAGTGGTGTCTATTTGGTTGTTGTCGGCGTTACGATGACCATTATTCAAACAATTGGGGAGGATGAATAATGGAGATAATTATGGCCTTTGTCATAGGCTTTCTGTTTATGGCAGCGATTTATTTAATCTTATCCAAAAGCTTATTGCGTATCATCATAGGCACTGGCCTTTTAAGCCACGGTGCGCATCTGCTTATTTTAACAATGGGCGGACTTGGAGGAGAAGCACCTCCTGTATTAAAGGAAGGAGCGAAAACATTTGCAGACCCATTACCTCAAGCACTCATTTTAACAGCGATTGTTATTAGCTTTGGGGTAACAGCATTTTTCCTGGTACTTGCCTATCGTTCCTATCAGGAGCTTGAAACAGATGATATTAGCTTAATGAAAGGAAGTGATGAGGATGAATAACTTCCTTCTACTGCCCATTATCATTCCTTTCTTCTTCGGCATGATTTTAATGTTCGGGCAAAAAAACCTAAAATATCAGCGAACATTTTCATTACTTGGTATAGGGATTGCACTTATATCAGCCATTTCACTGCTTATAAAAGTTAAAAATGATGGCATACAAAAGGTAACATTCGGCAACTGGCCAGTGCCATTTGGCATTACGATGGTGTCTGATATGGTATCAGTATTACTTGTTACAACTACACTATTAATTGCATTTTTTGTAGTTTGGTATGGCTTTGGCTCCATCACAAAGGAGCGAGAACGGTTCTTCTATTACCCAGGAATCATGTTTATATTAACCGGGGTGAATGGAGCATTTACTACAGGCGATATTTTCAACCTTTTCGTATTCTTTGAGGTATTGTTAATGGCTTCATACCTACTTATCGTTTTAGGAGGAGAAAAGGGACAACTTAAAGGGTCAATTAAATATATTTTAATCAATGTGATTTCTTCAGCATTATTTGTCATAACAGTTGCCTTCCTCTACTCTGTAGTTGGAACCTTAAATATGGCAGATATCGCGGTAAAAATAGCTGAAGTCAATCAACCTGGGATTGTTACGGTTATAGCTGTTCT
This window harbors:
- a CDS encoding Na+/H+ antiporter subunit A — protein: MLQVLYIFIPMLAAILVPFLYKSIKNIHTGWFVLAVPATLAIIYTSYIAKVADGEVFHAELPWIPSLDISVASYLDGLSLLFSLLITGIGSLVVLYSIFYLDKHKEKLHNFYVYLLLFMTAMLGVVQSDHLITLYFFWELTSISSFLLIGYWYTRDASRLGALKSMMITVGGGLMMLGGFILLYLMGGTYSIRELIVLAPDLMHHPLFTWSLVLLLLGAFTKSAQFPFYIWLPDAMEAPTPVSAYLHSATMVKAGIYLVARFTPIFAVSELWVWLVTGIGILTLFWGSFFAVKQTDLKGILAFSTVSQLGLIMSLLGASAVAYHTNGAIDSIKYAAFAAIFHLINHATFKGSLFMIAGIIDHETGTRDIRKLGGLMSIMPISFTVAAIGSLSMAGLPPFNGFLSKEMFLTAMLALQNFEFFGFDTWGVLFPIIAWIASIFTFIYSFYFVFRTFTGKFTPEKLPQKPHEAPIGMLISPMILATLVIAIFFIPNFVGDNFVKPAVQAIQPFLYDSPQDIDIHVAAWHGRITPELLMTIGIVIVGVLLFVALPKWQGMYTRFPHAFTLNNAYDKMMLGLDAGLNRVSRLYMTGSMRHYLLYMFSSIAAIVIGSLFVKNAFTFSFQNTAPIRSYEIILVVVLVIGTAITILAKSRLTAIIGLGSVGYTVALFFVIFNAPDLALTQLVIETISVALFLLAFYHLPKLGKREERMRFRLNRAIVSIAVGVMVTLVALSAQSQKLIPTISKYYEETVYSKAGGGNIVNVILVDYRGFDTLFEITVLGIAGMAILAMIKLRMNRKEKPHENK
- a CDS encoding Na(+)/H(+) antiporter subunit B (subunit B of antiporter complex involved in resistance to high concentrations of Na+, K+, Li+ and/or alkali; in the case of S. meliloti it was proved to be involved specifically with K+ transport), encoding MKTNDVIIQFTAKIVFFIIFFFSIHIFLAGHYTPGGGFVGGLLTSSAVVLLVLAFDLNTVRHVLPINYTYLTAIGLLLALATAAFPMFVGKPFFTHFFDYFNLPLLGKQSLHTAMLFDSGVYLVVVGVTMTIIQTIGEDE
- a CDS encoding Na(+)/H(+) antiporter subunit C (subunit C of antiporter complex involved in resistance to high concentrations of Na+, K+, Li+ and/or alkali) produces the protein MEIIMAFVIGFLFMAAIYLILSKSLLRIIIGTGLLSHGAHLLILTMGGLGGEAPPVLKEGAKTFADPLPQALILTAIVISFGVTAFFLVLAYRSYQELETDDISLMKGSDEDE